The following DNA comes from Brassica oleracea var. oleracea cultivar TO1000 chromosome C5, BOL, whole genome shotgun sequence.
AGCTTAGAGATGCTTTAGAGCTGGAAACTTCTTCTACTTCACCCGACTTTGTGCTGATTTAAGAATTGAAAATTAAGATTGGCAAAGCCTTTAAGGAGGAGGAAGATTTTTGGAAGCAAAAGATTCGAGATAAGTGGCTTGTGGTTGGATATAATATTACAAGTTTTTTTCACGCCTCTGTGAAAGCATCTAGACAACGGAATCAACTTACTAAGCTTATTGACGATGAAGGTGTTGTTGTTTCCTCTAACTATCAGATGGGGAAGGTAGCAACAGAATATTTTGAAAAGCTTTTCAAGTCAAATGGAGTTTCTGAGACTAACGGTTTCTTCACTGGTTTTGAACCAAAGGTAACAGAACAAATGAATCTAAAGTTGATCAAGGAGGTGACCGAGGAAGAATTTCGTGATGCAGTGTTTGCGATTAAACCCTCGAGTGCACCAGGATGTGATGGGATGAATATATTATTTTTTCAACAGTATTGGGAGATCATCGGTACTGATGTGGTGAGAGAAGTTCAGAATTTCTTTCACACTGGTGTTTTTCCAGAGGAGTGGAAACCAAACCCAACGCTAATGGTGGATTTACGTCCTATCAGCCTCTGTTCGGTCATGTACAAGATAGTCTCGAAAATATTGGTTGCTAGGATGAAGCCTTTGTTGGAACATATTGTGTCGCCCACCCAGTCCGGTTTTGTTCCAGAGAGATTGATATCTGATAATATCATTATTGCACATGAGATGGTCCATGGGTTGAGATCACATGATAGAATCTCTAAGCATTTCATGGCAATTAAAACTGATATGTCAAAAGCATATGACAGAATTGAGTGGAACTATCTAGAAGAGCTTCTCAACGTTCTTGGTTTTCATCAGACCTTTCGTGAATGGATTATGTTCTGTGTGCGACCTGTTACATACACTGTCTTGATTAACGGAGAAGCTCAAGGGATGATAAGACCGGGTAGAGGGTTGAGACAGGGTGATCTTTTATCTCCTTTTCTTTTTGATTTTTGTACTGAAGGGCTATCACATCAGCTCAATGAGGTAGAGCGTAGAGGAGAAATAAATGGTATCCAATTCTCTGAGCAAGGGCCATCAGTACATCATCTCTTTTTTGCTGATGATTCGTTGCTAATTCTAAAGGCAGAGGAGGCCGAGTGTACTGCAGTATGCAAGATTATGAAGCTGTATGAGGAGATATCCGGCCAGTTAATTAATTTCAACAAGTCGGCAATTACGTTTGGGAAGAAGATTGGAGACAGTATAAGAGTAAAGATCAAAGAGATGACTGGTATTGCTAATGAAGGAGGTACGGGGAAATATCTGGGGTTACCAGAATGTTTTAGTGGATCAAAGGTGGAGATGCTGCAGTATATCCATGAGAAGATAAAGTCTCGGTTCCATGGCTGGTATGGCAAGTTCTTATCGGCAGGGGGTAAGGAGGTTTTACTCAAAGCTATGGCTATGGCAATGCCTGTTTTTGCTATGTCGGTATTTAAGCTACCTAAGATTACTTGTCAGAATCTTACTAGTGCAATGACCAACTTCTGGTGGAATGCTCAAGAAGGAAAAAAGAAAATACATTGGGTATCTTGGGAGGGAATGTGCCTTGAGAAAAAGAATGGTGGTTAGGTTTTCGAGACTTGGAGAAGTGTAATCAAGCCTTGCTAGCTAAGCAAGGGTGGAGATTGCTTATGAACCCGGATTCTCTATGCTCAAGGTTCTTACGTAGTGATTTCTTATCGGCTAGTTTGGGCTCTAGACCATCATATGCTTGGAGGAGCATTCATTTTGGTCGGACATTGCTGGAAAAAGGACTTCGTCGAGATGTTGGATCAGGTGAGGATATCAATGTGTTGATGGATAAGTGGCTGTTTGATGAAGTTCCGAAGGCGCCATTGAGGAAACATGTTCTCTTTGATCTAGACTTGCGTGTTTGTGATCTGATTTGTCCTCAAACAAAAACTTGGAACTGGGGAAAGTTAGAAGAAAATTTCTTCGAAAGGGATTTAAAACTGATCTTGAAACAAAAACCTGCTATGGGGGAGAAGGATGCTTATGAGTGGGTGCATAACAGATGGGGGGCATACACAGTGAAGTCGGGGTACTGGTTAGCATGTTCTTTGGATCAGTCGGAGGTTCGCAAGGAGGCCCTGGCAAGACCTTCCTTGAATGAGCTCAGAAGCAAAGTGTGGAAAGTCAACACAGCGCCAAAAATTCGAATTTTCTGTGGAAAGCCTTATCTAATGCACTCTCAGTGACGGATGAGTTGATTGCTAAAGGGATGAAGGTAGATCCAAGATGTCAAAGATGTGGTTTCTCGAGTGATTCGATCAACCATATTTTATTTTCTTGTCCGGTGGCGAGGCTACTATGGGCGCAAATTGGGTTTCCTTTTCCTCCCAGAGGTTTTGAGAACCGGTCCTTACTGGAGAATTTTGCTTATCTTTTGGAAATCAAATCGAATAAGGAGTTCCCTGATGTTCTAACTCGTGTATTCCCGTGGGTTCTATGGATGTTATGGAAAAATAAGATTGGATTTGTTTTTGAAGGTAAAGAGTTTGAAGTTGAGGCCACAGTGGAGAAAAATCAAGATGATGTCAGACAATGGTTTGATGTTCACCTTCCCACAGTGAACAATGAGGAGACTTGTCGCAGAAGAATTAGTAAGGTGCAGAAGTGGAAAGCTCCTATCGCTAGTGTCTTAAAATGTAACATAGGTGTCGCCTGGTCTACAAGTACTAAACGGGCGGGGACATCCTGGATTTCAGGAGATAGCAGAGGAGTGGTTGAGTTGCACAGAAGAAGGGATTTTTGTGGAGTCGATTCATTAGTAGAAGCTAAACATCTTGCTATAGTGTGGGCGATTGAAATCATGGCTTCTCATAAGATAAATAAAGTGGTGCTTGAAGTAGAAGCTCCTGAGCTTGTGGGGCTGACTATGAGACCACGGGCTTGGCCGGCATTTAGGGGTTTCGGTGCTGAGATTCTTGGTGTGATACAGAGGTTGGGTGAGTGGGAGCTGCAGTCTATCTCCAGAGAGGCGAATAAATGTGCTTTCTTGATTGCGAGAAGTGTGACGAAGGAACATCGTTCACAGTCTTATGTGGCATAAGGAGAGCCGGAATGGCTGAGAAGGTGTTTTGATGAAGAAAGGGCAAGGAGTTGAGGGCTGGTGTGGAGTGTGTCTTTTTGCGTCTATCCCGACATTGAGTGAAGGAGCAGGACCTAAGGAGGAAAGACTGTGAGGTTCTCGGTTGCGGAATGAAGAAGTAGGGTTTTATAATAGTAAGTGTTGGTTATGTCGACATGGATGAGTTTTCGGCTCTGTTTATGTCTCTGTTTTTACTTTGGTTCTTGCTCTTTGGTACTGTTACTATGTTACTTTCTGCATTCTCGGATTTAAAAAAAAAAAATCACCCTCATTCACGTAGCAAAAAAAAAAACATTCACCATGATGGTGTAGCCCCACATGAATCCATACATATATAGATTTGGTTATGATACCACATACAGTGTCTTGAACGCAACCGTTCATGGGCCCAACGATGCTCTCTACCCATGGACAACACCCTTGTCCGACTACCATGGTGTTAATTCGGAAGACTCGAAAGACCTATTTACAACCTCGATAATCACTACATGATATTTTTCTTGTTTTGCAGTGACTCACACGTACCAAAAATTACTTCATGAAAGGTTACTCATACCATATGATTGCTCAAGCTCAAGCATACACAAATATGAAATTTTCTATAAAAAAAGTGACCGAAAAAATAAGTGCACTTTCGAAATATAGACGGTCAAATAAATTAAAAAAATTCTCGACATGCATCACCATTTTTCTAAATATCGGGATGTTACACTCACCTCAACTCACAAACCGCCTTCGTTGCACAGGCCGTCACCCGAAAGTATATCCCCACATGACTACATATACGTTTGAGTTTAGATCTGATGTCATTCATAACATCCTAACCGCACCATCAATAGGCCTAATGCATACTTTTTGCATGTGGTCTCAACCCTCGATAGATGGCCAATGCATTATTTTCTAAGGCCTAGAAACTTATTTATGGAAGCCAGTTACAAAAAAAAAAAAAACTTATTTATGGACTTTGCAATGACCATGTGACCTTCCTATGTTTTATCCTCCCTCACACGAAATGACTTCATGATATGCCATTCATTCTTAAATTTCTTCAACTCAAACATATATAACTCATTTATTAGCCAACAAAATAAATGTACTTTGGTGAAAATTGCATCAATATTTTTTCAAAAGAATCTCTCTACATGCATCATCGTACCTTGTAAACCAAAATGTTGCAGAAATGATACAAGCATGTATCTTGAAGTTGAAAATTTGTTACTCCCTATGTTCCTAAATATAAGATGTTCTAGGTAAAACACGCTTATTAAGAAAATTACTTTTTACCTAAAAAAAATTATTGAAACTATAAATTAAAACTATTCAACCAATTACAAAATAGAACTATTAAATTTGATTGGTTACACAGATTTTGATAAAGTTAAAGCTACCTATAAATATGAAAACATTTTACATATTGGAACATAAAATTTCTTCTAAACATCTTACATTTCAGAACAGAGGGAGTATTTAAATTATCAAAATAAATTATTTATAATTGATTTTATATTCAAACTCTAAATACAACTGTTATTTTGTGGGGGAATGGCCAAATATTTTTCAGATGATTAAGTAATGCATAAAATATATAACACAATGCAAACAAATATTCAAACTTTGGAAAAAATCAAATTCATATATTTTTTTGAAATTTTAGTGAAATCATATATTTGATACCATATACATTAAATTTTGTTGGTATGGACGTCAAATTGATAATATTTTACTAATATATATATATACACATATAATTTATTACCAAGATATAATGTTAAAATATTTTTTTATTAAAATTAACTAAAAAACTAATAAATCGTTATTGTATAATTATTTTTAAGAACTCATCTAAGATACTTGAGAATTAAGTTGAGATAGAGTAGCTCTCATGGGGTGGAAGTGAATTGGCAGAGAGGAATGTGAAAGGAATTTGCAACCCTCCGCATCAAAGAAATCACTGTTCATCTTTCATAGATTCGAGTTACCAAAAACAAAAGATTAGAAAGAACTTCGTAAACCATAATCTCATTAGATCCAAGATCACCAGCTTTATCATAATCATGAGGAACTCTGAACGTCACAAACGCCAAAAAGTCGACAAAATTTTGTGCGTACAAGAGTTGGAGAGGGATTGTCACTTACTGAAACAGGACAAAGCTTGCAGGCATAATATATAAAGGCGTCACTCGAGTTAAGGAATCGGTGCAACAGCTACTAGTACTGATGTGGAAAGTTAAAATATTCGGATAACATCATCAGAGTGCTATCTGCCGACTATTATTTATATACATAAGCAAAAGAAAGAGAAGATATGATTAGCTCTATTAAGCCAAATTACGGTTACATAAACTGTATATTCAGTTAGTTAGTTGATTTATTTTATCATGTATATCTAGAGGTGTAGACTCACTTTGTACAGTTGAATGAGAAATAACTGATTACTTTCAGTCTCTCTGGATTCAATGTCAGATCTTTCTCTCATTATGCCAAAAGCTTAGATTCACTTGTTTTTTCATCGATTGTCTTGAATTCATCTTCTTTTTCTTCAGTTATGTCTCCACTGTCTCTCCCTTTTTAACACATCTCGACTGATCGCAATATTGACAATAAGGCATTTTTCTCTTCCATGGAAGATGAAGAACTTAGTGTTGTGAAAACTTCTTTCGCGCACCTTTCCAAATTCAATGTATGAAGAGAGAATGCAAGATACCTTGAATATACCTACCTCAATGTGCCAATTACATCGTAGAAATTGCTTAAGCATATCCATTTATCCAATGATAAAGGATTGATATCCTCCATGAAAGAAGAAAACCTAGGCTCTACTCCCATTCAGCTATAAGGTAATTCATCGATGTCTAGTTTCAAAAGATACTGAGAACTCAAAGACGAACAAGGTAAAGTGTAATTTAAAACAAGGTATAAATAAAATATCATATCAAGCGTCGATATATATAGCTAACCTAACAAGAACTGGTTAAAATTTCCCCAAAAAGTAACTTATATTTCATTTCAGTTGGCAGCCATATTCAGATCTCAATGACCTGAGATGGCAAAACAAGTAACGGTACTTGTAAATCATAAAGGAATGCGTTCTCTTTTTTTCAAAGCCAAAAAGTTCTTACACACGAATGGAAGCATATATTGTTGGTGAACATAAGATAACTTATGATCCTACCATGGTGTCATCATCTATCTCTAATTCTCCTTCCCCAAATGTGTCATTCATGAGTCATGACTCATGACCATTAATTTCCTAATTAAATCTTAGAAACTACTAGGAGATTATGACTATTTGGCCATTAAACCTTTTAGTAAGATCATGGTACAAAAAAAGAATATTTGTTACCATATAAATTCAAAGTTTGGTTCATGAATGGGTGAACAAAATAAAACACAAAATAGGAGATAAAATATTCCAAATTAAAATAAGGAATTTTTTTTTAAAAAAGATATTGCATGGTAAAATATCAGGATATGTTTCGATAAACCTATAATAGTTTACCTCCCGTTGTCCTAACGGATTCTTAGAGCCAAGCAAAAATTGCAATGAACATAGAGAAAAACAACAATCCGGTGAAAAGCCGTAAAATCATCAAGCGCTGCACACATTCATCGACGATCTCCTCAATGTATGCAGGAGAAAACTTAGATACGTTTCCCATGGATCTCATCAACGAGATCCTCAAGAGACTACCAGCAAAAACCATTGCAATCTGCCAATGTGTATCAAAGCAATGGGCATTTTTACTTGGCAGTCCACATTTCACGAAATCATTTCTGACATGTTCAACGACTCGGCCACGTCTTTTGTTCACTTTCGAACTGGGTGGTAAGTGGCACTTCTTCTCATCCCCTCAGCCTCGAAATGCTGATGAGCAGCTGATTACCATATGGGTATCTCTGGAAATTGGTATAAGAAATTGTCTCAAGTCGTCAACGGATTTATCAACATTTACGAGAACCAGATGTCAAACGGAAATACAAAGTTGGAAAGGGTTCCTGTGCTATGTAACCCTAGCACGGGTCAGCACGTACATCTACCTAAAGTGAAAGCCAAGAATAAAGACTTCAGAAGCTTTCTCGGGTATGATCCAATCGAGAATCAATTCAAGGTTTTGTGCATGACCGTGACAAAGTATAGAAGACAAAAAAAAACTCTAAAGAACATCACGTTCTGACGATAGGGAAAGAAAAATCATCGTGGAGAAAGATCGGATGTTTGGTTCCGCATTTTCCTGTGAGGTACAGAAATACGATATGCATCAACGGGATTTTGTATTACGTAGCTTGGAGAAGCTTGAATATAGTGAGAGCATGCTTTGATGTTAAGTCTGAGGAGTTTAGATTTATAAAATTAGAAGATGTTAGCCATGTGTTGGCTAGCTACTTTGCGTTGATAAGCTACAAGGGAAAGTTAGGTCTCTTAGACCAGCTCCATCGACGAGTTCAGGAGAGGTTCTAAGGGAAAAAAGACAAAAAAAATAAATGAAAAATGCAAAAATATGAAAGAACCGGTGTTTAATTAGGAGAAAGTAGAAGTGGTAAAAACCCCTAACGTGGCGGATCCGTATTGGCTTAAAAAAAGAGTGTGAAATCAGTTTCTCTTCTTCCTCCATTCTCGATCACTCCTGTCTCCTCTCTCGAATCTCATCTCATCCTTCTGGGTTAGGCAAAATCTCCTTCTGAAGCTATGATGAAGATCAGAAGGGAAGAAGGCTTCAAGAGAATGATTGTTTCTGGAAATCGATGGTGGGAATGAGCGTTCAACGGGAAGCCGACGAAGACGGCAAGATCTCACGGGAAGAAGTTTCAGGTCACGGTGGAGAAGGAGACATCAAGGATTTTGGTACGGTTAAATCTCAGTGATGTTTAGTTTTGATTATTAGAAGTTTTATTGAAACTGATTGGGAACTTGTGTTTTCAAGTTGTAGAGCCTGATTGGGAAGTTTTATTGAAACTGATTGGGAAGTTTTGTGAATGTAATGTCTTATGTGTTGGACTTGTACAAAAGAAAAGGTACGACCTTTATTCAGTTTCTGTGGGAATCTCACATTGCAATTTGTGTCCATGATCATTGTTTCGTTTCTTGACAGCTACTTGTCCTTGGTGGAAATGGGTTTGTGGGATCACATGTCTGTAAAGAAGCTTTAGATTGCGGCTTATCTGTCTCTAGCCTTACCAGGTACTCTGTTTTTTTTTATTTTGATCAAGTTCAACTTTTTGTGGTTCACCATTGAAGCTTAGCTAGTTTATGTCATATGTTGAACCATTTGTATGGGTGTTATAGATCAGGTAGGTCGTCTGTACAAGAGTCATGGGCTTCCAGAGTTACATGGCATCAAGGTACTTGTTGGATCACCTCAATATATCTTCTAAAACACTTCCATCTTACTATTTGGTTCTCGTGTATTAGTTTTTGTTTGTCTTCTCAAATACTTGTAAAAATCTAAAACACTTCCATCTTACCAATTGCTTCAATATCAAAAAAAAAAAAATTAAGAACCTCATAGGGGTTCTCCCATTGGACCTTTTCAAAACAAATTACAATATTAAGGGTTCTAAACTATTTAAAATACACAATTAATAATTAAATTAATTTTAAGAACCCATTAAAGGTTCTAACCAATGGAGATGCTCTTAGTCTATAAGTTTGGTCACGTTAATCAGTTATGGGTCCTAGATAATACCAAGAAAGAGATATGGTCAAAGTGTAACCTTTGTGTAACCACCCAAATCTCGGCCCGGAAAAATTTAGCCCAAAAAGATCCAATTACATTGCAGAGCCCTGCCGGAACATCACCGGAACAGCCACAAATAGCCACCATGAAAGAGAAGCCCTCCCTCCTTCCGAAAAGAGAGAGTAGAGCTCTGCAGACACGTTTTGGGGGAACAGAATAACGATCGATCAAATATGAGTATTTCGAATCTATATTTTGAGGTTATGTTCTACACTCATAGATCTATGTTTATTAAAAAGCAGATTGTCATTTGGAATTTTTATCTAAGAGTTATGGTTGTTTCTTTGGGACTGATATCTACAGATCGGATCCGCAAACAGTCAACTTCATCAGCGTTTTACTGTTGATACAGAAAGAACCATGGAACGGGAGAGATATCATTGGAAAGATATCGATG
Coding sequences within:
- the LOC106344624 gene encoding uncharacterized protein LOC106344624 → MSLGYDRVFLVEPNELSGGLALMWKQKVSVDVKFADKNVVDCAITYGGYKFCVSFVYGEPSQIGKEKEKIGGPKRSDSSFTEFADMLKVCDMAEIIGVGDAFTWAGKRYQKYIQCKLDRCFANKEWRRVFYQASREFMEKLGSDHRPVMVNLIGKAFKEEEDFWKQKIRDKWLVVGYNITSFFHASVKASRQRNQLTKLIDDEGVVVSSNYQMGKVATEYFEKLFKSNGVSETNGFFTGFEPKVTEQMNLKLIKEVTEEEFRDAVFAIKPSSAPGCDGMNILFFQQYWEIIGTDVVREVQNFFHTGVFPEEWKPNPTLMVDLRPISLCSVMYKIVSKILVARMKPLLEHIVSPTQSGFVPERLISDNIIIAHEMVHGLRSHDRISKHFMAIKTDMSKAYDRIEWNYLEELLNVLGFHQTFREWIMFCVRPVTYTVLINGEAQGMIRPGRGLRQGDLLSPFLFDFCTEGLSHQLNEVERRGEINGIQFSEQGPSVHHLFFADDSLLILKAEEAECTAVCKIMKLYEEISGQLINFNKSAITFGKKIGDSIRVKIKEMTGIANEGGTGKYLGLPECFSGSKVEMLQYIHEKIKSRFHGWYGKFLSAGGKEVLLKAMAMAMPVFAMSVFKLPKITCFRDLEKCNQALLAKQGWRLLMNPDSLCSRFLRSDFLSASLGSRPSYAWRSIHFGRTLLEKGLRRDVGSGEDINVLMDKWLFDEVPKAPLRKHVLFDLDLRVCDLICPQTKTWNWGKLEENFFERDLKLILKQKPAMGEKDAYEWVHNRWGAYTVKSGYWLACSLDQSEVRKEALARPSLNELRSKVWKVNTAPKIRIFCGKPYLMHSQ
- the LOC106294466 gene encoding uncharacterized protein At1g32220, chloroplastic-like isoform X1, translated to MCWTCTKEKLLVLGGNGFVGSHVCKEALDCGLSVSSLTRSGRSSVQESWASRVTWHQVEGQHGEDSTYGDTELKKAGDNITLGTGSVEMGF
- the LOC106294466 gene encoding uncharacterized protein At1g32220, chloroplastic-like isoform X2: MCWTCTKEKLLVLGGNGFVGSHVCKEALDCGLSVSSLTRSGRSSVQESWASRVTWHQGKTEALNLFRRLFFLPNRLGQNFSGKRN